One segment of Streptomyces sp. NBC_01463 DNA contains the following:
- a CDS encoding DUF2771 domain-containing protein has protein sequence MTVAFFSGKGRRIGVALGAVSAGLLVLSACDKPTPLATVTVGDNSVSTEASCYNDGKALKEADIKGCLNKKAEKTVKVSMEDQVHFGVDPEVADNGWTIFINGQQAEQAPNKKTYRSIAGSAFFASQTGETTDKTQLSIVETKGKELLGIWHFELKKTD, from the coding sequence GTCGCTCTTGGTGCCGTGTCCGCGGGACTCCTTGTCCTCTCCGCCTGCGACAAGCCGACGCCGCTCGCCACCGTGACGGTCGGCGACAACTCGGTGAGTACCGAGGCGTCCTGCTACAACGACGGCAAGGCCCTCAAGGAAGCCGACATCAAGGGCTGCCTCAACAAGAAGGCCGAGAAGACCGTCAAGGTCTCGATGGAGGACCAGGTCCACTTCGGTGTCGACCCCGAGGTCGCGGACAACGGCTGGACCATCTTCATCAACGGCCAGCAGGCCGAGCAGGCGCCCAACAAGAAGACCTACCGCTCCATCGCGGGCAGCGCCTTCTTCGCCAGCCAGACCGGCGAGACCACGGACAAGACGCAGCTCAGCATCGTGGAGACCAAGGGCAAGGAGCTGCTGGGCATCTGGCACTTCGAGCTCAAGAAGACCGACTGA
- a CDS encoding futalosine hydrolase: MRVLVVTAVPVERDAVTRAFGPADAVSVRTVPGAEIHRAGPFDVLAGGAGPSAAAASAAFALAADRYDLVISAGIGGGFAGAAPVGTLLVADAVVAADLGAETAGGFVPVTALGFGRDRFTPPPALVRETAAATGARTGTVLTVSTVTGSAGRAAALLAAHPGAVAEAMEGFGVAEAADRLGVPVLEIRAVSNAVGPRDRDAWRIGDALSALTEAFGQLTPVLEGWIHHDRHDS; encoded by the coding sequence GTGCGTGTGCTCGTCGTGACCGCTGTCCCGGTGGAACGGGACGCGGTCACGCGCGCGTTCGGGCCCGCTGACGCGGTGTCCGTCCGTACGGTGCCGGGCGCGGAGATCCACCGCGCGGGACCGTTCGACGTCCTCGCGGGCGGTGCGGGACCGTCGGCGGCGGCCGCCTCCGCCGCGTTCGCCCTGGCCGCCGACCGCTACGACCTGGTGATCTCGGCCGGCATCGGCGGCGGTTTCGCCGGTGCCGCTCCGGTCGGCACGCTCCTCGTCGCGGACGCGGTCGTGGCCGCGGACCTGGGCGCCGAGACCGCCGGGGGCTTCGTCCCCGTGACCGCGCTCGGCTTCGGGCGCGACCGCTTCACCCCGCCCCCCGCGCTCGTACGGGAGACTGCTGCGGCCACCGGCGCGCGGACCGGCACCGTCCTCACCGTCTCCACCGTCACCGGCAGCGCCGGGCGCGCCGCCGCCCTCCTCGCCGCGCACCCCGGCGCGGTCGCCGAGGCCATGGAGGGCTTCGGGGTCGCGGAGGCGGCCGACCGGCTCGGTGTCCCCGTCCTGGAGATCAGGGCCGTCTCGAACGCCGTCGGCCCGCGCGACCGCGACGCCTGGCGCATCGGCGACGCGCTGAGCGCGCTCACCGAGGCGTTCGGGCAGCTCACCCCCGTACTGGAAGGCTGGATCCACCATGACCGACACGACTCCTGA
- a CDS encoding 1,4-dihydroxy-6-naphthoate synthase encodes MTDTTPDPLRIAFSPCPNDTFVFDAWAHGRVPDAPALDVTFADIDITNGMAERGELDVLKVSYAVLPWVLDEYALLPCGGALGRGCGPLVLTKEAGTDLTGRTVAVPSERSTAYLLFRLWAADQVPGGVGEIVVMPFDEIMPAVRDGKVDAGLVIHEARFTYQNYGLHNLADMGRHWEDTTGLPIPLGAIIAKRSLGADTLKLLAESVRTSVRMAWDDPEASRPYVLEHAQEMDPSVADQHIGLYVNEFTADLGEDGYAAIRGLLTRAAAEGLVPPLGPDALSFV; translated from the coding sequence ATGACCGACACGACTCCTGACCCGCTGCGGATCGCCTTCTCGCCGTGCCCGAACGACACGTTCGTCTTCGACGCCTGGGCGCACGGGCGGGTCCCCGACGCGCCCGCGCTCGACGTCACGTTCGCGGACATCGACATCACCAACGGCATGGCCGAGCGCGGTGAGCTGGATGTGCTCAAGGTGTCGTACGCGGTGCTGCCCTGGGTCCTCGACGAGTACGCGCTGCTGCCGTGCGGCGGGGCGCTGGGGCGGGGCTGCGGACCGCTCGTGCTCACGAAGGAGGCGGGCACGGACCTGACGGGCAGGACCGTCGCCGTGCCCAGCGAGCGCTCCACCGCCTATCTGCTGTTCCGCCTCTGGGCCGCCGACCAGGTGCCCGGCGGGGTCGGCGAGATCGTCGTCATGCCGTTCGACGAGATCATGCCGGCGGTGCGCGACGGCAAGGTGGACGCCGGTCTCGTCATCCACGAGGCCCGTTTCACGTACCAGAACTACGGACTCCACAACCTGGCCGACATGGGGCGGCACTGGGAGGACACGACCGGGCTGCCGATCCCGCTCGGCGCGATCATCGCCAAGCGCTCCCTGGGCGCGGACACGCTGAAGCTGCTCGCCGAGTCGGTGCGCACCTCGGTGCGGATGGCGTGGGACGACCCGGAGGCCTCCCGCCCCTACGTCCTGGAGCACGCGCAGGAGATGGACCCGTCCGTCGCCGACCAGCACATCGGTCTGTACGTGAACGAGTTCACCGCCGACCTCGGCGAGGACGGCTACGCGGCGATCCGCGGCCTGCTGACGCGCGCCGCGGCCGAGGGACTGGTTCCGCCCCTCGGCCCGGACGCGCTGTCGTTCGTCTGA
- a CDS encoding HAD family hydrolase: MEGMASHALTVGFDLDMTIIDSRPGIKAVYQALAAETGVWIDTDLVVTRLGPPLEEELANWFPAAEVPAMTDRYREIYPTYGIGPTLAMPGARESVEAIRALGGRTMVVTAKYEPSAKLHLTHLGIEPDVIVGGLWAERKAEALREHGAGIYVGDHTGDVRGARAADALSVGVTTGPCDEAELRAAGADVVLTSLTEFPAWLESYRG, from the coding sequence ATGGAGGGCATGGCTTCCCACGCGCTGACGGTCGGCTTCGACCTGGACATGACGATCATCGACTCCCGGCCCGGCATCAAGGCCGTCTACCAGGCACTCGCCGCCGAGACGGGGGTGTGGATCGACACCGACCTGGTGGTGACCCGGCTCGGTCCGCCCCTTGAGGAGGAGCTCGCGAACTGGTTCCCGGCGGCCGAGGTGCCCGCGATGACCGACCGCTACCGCGAGATCTATCCCACATACGGGATCGGCCCGACGCTGGCGATGCCGGGTGCGCGGGAGTCGGTCGAGGCGATCCGCGCGCTCGGCGGCCGGACGATGGTCGTCACCGCGAAGTACGAGCCGAGCGCGAAGCTTCACCTCACGCACCTCGGCATAGAGCCCGACGTGATCGTGGGCGGCCTGTGGGCCGAGCGGAAGGCGGAGGCGCTGCGGGAGCACGGGGCGGGGATCTACGTGGGCGACCACACGGGAGACGTGCGCGGCGCACGGGCGGCGGACGCGCTGTCGGTGGGCGTGACCACGGGCCCGTGCGACGAGGCCGAGCTGCGTGCTGCGGGCGCGGACGTGGTGCTGACGTCGCTGACGGAGTTCCCGGCGTGGCTGGAGAGCTACCGGGGGTAG
- a CDS encoding iron ABC transporter permease has protein sequence MSAAAPRRSRRALATAAAVVALLLAVLLSLAVGARSIAPSAVLDALLHGGHSDAAEVIRNMRVPRTLIGLMVGASLALAGTVLQGITRNPIADPGILGISQGASVGVVLAIAYAGIHTLTGYVWFAFAGAAIASVAVYAIASSGRGGATPVKLALGGAAINALLVSVTMAVLTTKASALDEFRFWQVGSIAGREAQVAQQIWPFLLIGTVLVLCVARGLDALALGEDMAKGLGQKVATVRIVGGIGATVLTGAGVAAAGPIAFIGLAVPHIARAIVGSDHRWVLPMAALIGPVMLLVSDVIGRIVFPPSEVPAGVMTALIGVPFLVTLVRRKAVPA, from the coding sequence ATGTCAGCCGCCGCACCACGCCGTTCCAGACGCGCTCTCGCGACGGCGGCGGCCGTCGTGGCGCTGCTGCTCGCCGTACTGCTCAGCCTCGCCGTGGGGGCGCGCTCCATCGCCCCGTCCGCCGTCCTCGACGCCCTGCTGCACGGCGGCCACTCCGACGCCGCCGAGGTCATCCGGAACATGCGGGTGCCCCGCACCCTGATCGGCCTGATGGTCGGCGCCTCGCTCGCCCTCGCCGGCACGGTGCTCCAGGGCATCACCCGTAACCCCATCGCCGATCCCGGCATCCTCGGCATCAGCCAGGGCGCCTCGGTCGGTGTGGTGCTGGCCATCGCGTACGCGGGCATCCACACGCTCACCGGATACGTGTGGTTCGCCTTCGCGGGCGCCGCCATCGCCTCCGTCGCCGTGTACGCCATCGCCTCCAGCGGGCGCGGCGGCGCGACCCCGGTGAAGCTCGCGCTCGGCGGCGCCGCGATCAACGCGCTGCTGGTGTCCGTGACCATGGCCGTGCTGACCACGAAGGCGTCCGCGCTCGACGAGTTCCGGTTCTGGCAGGTCGGCTCGATCGCCGGCCGCGAGGCCCAGGTCGCCCAGCAGATCTGGCCGTTCCTCCTGATCGGGACGGTCCTCGTGCTCTGTGTGGCGCGCGGGCTCGACGCGCTCGCGCTCGGCGAGGACATGGCGAAGGGCCTCGGCCAGAAGGTCGCGACCGTACGGATCGTCGGCGGCATCGGAGCCACCGTCCTGACCGGCGCCGGGGTCGCCGCGGCCGGCCCGATCGCGTTCATCGGGCTCGCCGTCCCGCACATCGCCCGCGCGATCGTCGGCAGCGACCACCGCTGGGTGCTCCCGATGGCCGCCCTGATCGGACCCGTGATGCTGCTCGTTTCCGATGTCATCGGCCGGATCGTCTTCCCGCCGAGCGAGGTGCCCGCCGGGGTCATGACGGCCCTGATCGGGGTGCCGTTCCTGGTCACGCTGGTGCGCCGGAAGGCGGTGCCCGCATGA
- a CDS encoding iron ABC transporter permease yields MSAPTAAVRPAGYGLVRIGSRGRFLLHRRAAVVAAVLVVLLAVVCVAYLCVGESFVAPSEVVNVVLGRPSPDELVVGTLRLPRMVVGLLVGLAFGIAGALIQTVARNPLASPDIIGISQGASALTVGAMTYGITSYTVLPYLSVIGGVAAAALVYLFAWRGGLHATRFVLIGIGFAIALRSVTTLFLTKGDYLVAQQAQIWMTGSLNGRGYDEAAPIGWTLLILLPAVLWAARAQRSISMDDDTATALGVRLGRTRLGLVALGVILASVATGTAGPVDFVALLAPQIARRMTRTAQIPLLCSALLGAVIVVFADLLARRLFSPTELPVGVLTAAVGAPYLIWLIIRGHGGRRGGNA; encoded by the coding sequence ATGAGCGCCCCGACGGCCGCCGTGCGGCCCGCCGGCTACGGCCTCGTACGGATCGGGTCGCGCGGACGGTTCCTGCTGCACCGCCGGGCCGCGGTCGTCGCCGCCGTCCTCGTCGTGCTGCTGGCCGTCGTCTGTGTCGCGTACCTCTGTGTCGGCGAGAGTTTCGTCGCGCCGTCCGAGGTCGTGAACGTCGTCCTGGGGCGGCCGTCCCCGGACGAACTCGTCGTCGGCACGCTGCGGCTGCCCCGCATGGTCGTCGGTCTCCTCGTCGGCCTCGCCTTCGGGATCGCCGGCGCGCTCATCCAGACCGTGGCCCGCAACCCGCTCGCCAGCCCCGACATCATCGGCATCAGCCAGGGCGCGAGCGCGCTCACCGTCGGCGCGATGACGTACGGCATCACCTCGTACACCGTGCTGCCCTACCTCTCGGTGATCGGAGGGGTCGCGGCGGCCGCGCTCGTCTACCTCTTCGCCTGGCGCGGCGGGCTGCACGCCACCCGCTTCGTCCTGATCGGCATCGGCTTCGCGATCGCGCTGCGCTCGGTCACCACCCTGTTCCTGACCAAGGGCGACTACCTCGTCGCCCAGCAGGCGCAGATCTGGATGACGGGCTCCCTCAACGGCCGCGGCTACGACGAGGCCGCGCCCATCGGCTGGACGCTGCTGATCCTGCTGCCCGCCGTCCTGTGGGCGGCACGCGCCCAGCGCAGCATCTCCATGGACGACGACACCGCGACCGCGCTCGGGGTCCGGCTGGGCAGGACCCGGCTCGGGCTCGTCGCCCTCGGCGTGATCCTGGCGTCCGTGGCCACCGGCACGGCCGGGCCCGTCGACTTCGTCGCGCTGCTCGCCCCCCAGATCGCCCGCCGCATGACCCGCACCGCGCAGATCCCGCTGCTCTGCTCGGCGCTGCTCGGCGCGGTGATCGTCGTCTTCGCGGACCTGCTGGCCCGCAGACTCTTCTCCCCCACCGAACTCCCGGTGGGCGTCCTGACG